A part of Perognathus longimembris pacificus isolate PPM17 chromosome 18, ASM2315922v1, whole genome shotgun sequence genomic DNA contains:
- the LOC125367165 gene encoding NADH dehydrogenase [ubiquinone] 1 beta subcomplex subunit 1 — MVNFLQLVRDHWVHILVPSGFLLGCYLDKKSDEKLTAFRDKSMLSRRELRPNEEVT; from the coding sequence ATGGTTAATTTCCTTCAGCTTGTACGTGACCATTGGGTTCATATATTGGTCCCTTCAGGATTTTTACTTGGATGTTATCTAGACAAAAAGAGTGACGAAAAGCTAACTGCCTTCCGGGACAAGAGTATGTTATCTAGACGGGAACTGAGACCTAATGAAGAAGTCACTTGA